The Panthera tigris isolate Pti1 chromosome E3, P.tigris_Pti1_mat1.1, whole genome shotgun sequence genome segment CGCAGCCTGAAAATCAGAGCTGAATTAGGTTTActgtacaaagaaacaaaaaccgtCCAAAATGAGCACAGGAATGGTGTGTCAGCAGCGAAAAGTAGTGTTGATAAGGTGAACGTAGGACTGTCCACGTCCTCAAAACACAGTCTGTGTGACGGGGTTCAAAGTCCGAAGAAAGGGGCCTGACAGGCAAGACAGGATGGGTGTGGCCTCCTCTGCCTGACCCTGCTGAGGCCAGGCCTCACACGGGGACCCTGGGTGCCCCTGCACACCTGGGCCAcggcccccaccctgcctcccagaCACCCAGGACAGGAGAGTCCCAGAGCCCAGGATGGGGCCGTGAGTAGGAGGTAGAGCTGAGCACCAGTGTGACCCGGTGGCCGTGTCACCAACCAGGTGGCAGGAGGAGGCTGGCTGGCGGGTTCTCCAGGAGAGGCTCGGTGTCTCTGCTGCCGGGACCACTCCAGGCAGCATCACTAAGAAAATCTGGGTCAGAACGGTTCTGGTGACGTGTGACCCCGAGGGGTGACGCCAGGCCAGGAGCAGCTGTGGGGTCACACCCGAGGCCAGCAGACGGAAGGTGGCAAGAGTGGaggccaggtgccccaggagacaAACAGGCAGATCTGTCCAGACCCGCAGAGCACCTGGCAGCCCCCCTGAGGATCTCGGCGCCTTCTCACGGGAGATGCTGAGCCGGTTTCATGGAGCAACAGACAGAGACAGGAccggaagggaaggggcagagtcaAGGGGGAGGCTGTTCGCCCCCACACGTGGAGGGACACGGGGGGAGTGCATCCCACTATCCCCTCTGAGAAGCCCCAACATTCCCCTGGGGAACCTAGGAGATTGCCCCCAGCTCCGAGCCCATCTGAGACGCGCAGGATGTCACCCAGGAAGGTGTGGCCGCACCATTCAGACCGCCGGAGCCGTGCGGGCTGCCCAGCCCCTTAGGGGGGCACAAGGAGCCCCGTACTCAGGCTGGCGGAGGCAGCCACGGGCCCTAGAGCCCTGCCCGAAGCTCCCACCTGTCCCCTATGGTCTCTGCACAGCCCACACCCCACGTGACGTGTCTGAACTCAAAGGGTGAAGTCTTGGGGGTTCCTCCTCGTCTTTGCCTCaaatcccctccctctcccaaggTCCCGAAGCTTGAGCCCACAGCTGACGGGGGCTCACGTGTGGCTGCACCAAAGGCCTCCCTGCCcgtcctttaaaaatgtacagaaaggTGAACATCTTCCACATAAATAAGAAAGGGAGCCAGGCCTCCTGGGTCCCCAAGGGCCGCCCCCTTGAGGCCGGGCCGGGCAGAGCTGCCCCCCCGGGCACTTCCCAGCCGCACGGCCCTGCGGGGTCCCGGGCTCGTTCCGCCAAGATCCCCGCAGCGCTCTCCGGCCCAGACCACTGCCCGCGCAGTGAGCCCCCACGCTTCCCAGGAGGCGGCGAGGTCAAAGCCTTCCCTGCACACAGCGCCAGGCCCAGCGCCCGGCCAGAGACGCTCCCCGAGCGTGAGCCCTCCCGGAGCGAAGCGGACGGGGTGGCACCCGGCCCGTCCTGCTAGGAGATCTTGCAGTTGCTCCTTGAGCAGTTCTGGGGCGGGCTCTGCGGGGGGCGGATGGACTTGGACCTCTTGAGACTGTTGCCCTTGCTGCTGCCCCCGCCTGCCCCACCGGCCAGCGAGTAGGAGCGCCCGTGCATCATGACGGCGTTCATGCCGTTGGCCATGGAGAAGGACTTGAGATGGCTCTTGATGGTGACCGGCAGCGGGAGCTTGTCGATGAGGTGCACCGGGGTGCAGGAGACGATGGCCCGGCAGCACAGGTCCTGCAGGCTGAACACTacggatgggggcggggggagagggaaaggtcaGGCGGCGGGGTGCAGAGGTCCGCAAAGCTCAGGCTCGCCCTGCTCAGGACCCTGGAGGCCCACCACTCCACAGCCCAGCTGCCGGTGTCCCGTTCCCGACTTCTCCCTGAGGCCGCACGCGGAGAGGTGCCCCGGGAGACCCCGCTTCCAAGGGtcgccagccctgccctggggcctAACGGGAGATGGAGGCCTCCAGCCAGCCCTGGCCCTCCTGGCAGCTGGGATGGGACGGGGCTGAGGGACGGGGGAGCACACAGCCAGGATCTTCATGGGTCAGCTCCAGGAGGGGAGGCTTGGAGCCAGTCCCCTGTTCGCTCCAGGGCAGAGTCCACAGCACTCCCTCCCAGCACCGAGGCGCAGACCCCTGCACAGCGCCGGGACCCCACACAGAGCAGACACAGGGCGCAGGCTAACTTAGCCTCCAGGTGTCAGGGAAGCAGCGGGGATCTTGCTTCCCCTCCAACCCGGGGAGGCAGGCCCCTGAGTGGGCTGCCAGAGGCCCCCTCTGCCTCCGTTCTCCTGACCGTAGCTGCGACACCACCTCACCTCGGTTGGGCCTCCAGATCTTCTCCATGCCGTGCCTCATAAGCACGATGCGGGACAGCTCCGTGAAGGACTCAATGACATTGAAGTTGCACAGAGGGCTGACCTCGAAGAAGGTCATGCCATTCTTCTCTGCATAGGCGCGTGCCTGCTCTGTTGGAACTTGCCGCTTGAAGGCCAGGTGTAGCCGGTTCCCAACCAGGATCCGGGGGACCCCGGGTGCAtgcttgcgggggggggggcacaggacTCAGCAGAGGCACGAGCACAGGACACCCCCATGTTGGcactgtccccctgcccccaaagcaGGCAGGGCCCTCACTGTCCATTCTGTGGCCACCGAGTATGTGGCAGTCAGTGTGCAAGATGACAGAGAGCCAGGGCAACGGGCAGAGGCGGGGGTAGGGACAGCCAACGGGGTCCCCCGGCTTCCTGCCGGGGATGGGAGTGCACCCTGGGAAGGGACCGTGCAAGGGCTATCTATGGATGCACACCTACCTCATCAATCTCCTTGATCCACCGGTCGATGCCGTCAAAGGACCAGCGGTTGGTGATGTCATACACCAGGAGGATCCCCTGCAAGGGAGACACGGGCGTCGAGAGGCCGGGGGCCGCCTGGATGGAAGGGGTCCTATTCCAGGCACAGTGCCCTATGTGGCCAAGCACCACTCCTTTCCAGCATAGGCGGGGCCAGGGCCACTCGGCTCCAGCCagacagcttttatttattttattattattttttaatgtttatttatttttgagagagacaagagacagaatgtgagtgggttaggggcagagagagagggagacacagagtccgaagcaggctccaggctccgagctgtcagcacagagcccgacgtggggctcgaactcacaagctgtgagatcatgacctgagccgaagttggacgtccaaccgactgagccacccaggcgcccctcaaggggATTGTGTGGGTCACACGTTTTCCATGTGAAAAACGCCTGGCTTTGAGACTCTGTCACGCTTCCGAGGCATTGCTGGCATCAGCTCTGCACGCAGGGCTCAGCCAGCCCTGTCCCCATCTCCTCACCGAGGGCAGGCCCGTGTGGTCCTGGACACCCTCTGTGTGGGGTGATGGCAATGGGGGGATCTCGTGGGCTCAGTGCTGCCTCTTCCCTCCCTATCTTGAAGACTTGGCTGGGAAAACTggtattttttcaatttctttcctccaAACACATTGTAAGCATTATcctgtgatcatttaaaaatgactcaagctgaaggggcgcctgggtggctcggtcggttaagcatccgactcttgattttggctcaggtcacgatcccagggttgtgggactgagccccgtgtcgggctctgtgctgacagtgtggagcctgcttgggattctcttcccatcccctctctggccctctcctgctctcgagttttctctctcaaaataaataaataagcattaaaaaaaaaaaaaatcacccaagcTAAGACAGTCTACACAGGTCTACAGACAGTGTGGACAGGCCCTGCGGACAACCCTGGCAGGCAGACAGGGGTGATGTCCCTGACACTGTCCAACGGAGCTCTGCTCAGGGGACCCGGGGACCGAGCGGACGGGTTCTTAGTTTTCCAACCCAAATTTGCAGGCAGGACGCCAGTCACTCtagcagccccccgcccccccgaacTGGGCAGAGGATCTGCTGTGGGGATTTTGCCGCACGTCCCTTAGAGACCAAGCAGTCAGAGCTCAGCTCTGGGCTGTCTCCGCCTGCCTGGCTCGCCCATCGTCCCTGCCCGAGAGATCTCCATCACGAGCCGCGGAAAGGTGATTCCAGCAGAGAGCGTAGCTGCGGGctcccgcctctctctgccccttcaggccactctgaagcaggctcaggagCCGGAACCTCTCAGCAGACAGGATCCACCCCATCCTGCCCCATCAAGGCTCCATTCAGCCTGTGTCTCTGTCATACACGGGGACAATGCAGCTGAGATCAAAAGGACAGGGCACCCTCCACCTCCAAATGCGCCTTTCCCCTCAAAAAGTGTCCTTCAAATCCTGCAAGACTGAAGTGTAGCCCTCGATCTTGTCGACGTGGAGCTCAAAACCCCACTCTTGGGCCGGAAGGCctctggcagggcagagccactTGCCGAGCCGGGAGGGACCCTTGCAGGGAAGGAAGAGCCAGGCCCGGAGCAACATTCTCTGGAGACAGATGTGCACAGACTCACTTGAAGTCAAGAGCGGAGACACCAGTCTGGCGGGGGCAGTGCCACGAGTGAGACTGGACAGGACCCGTGAGCAGCTGGGGTTAACCCTGTTGCCTGGGGCACAAGGAACAAAGCCTCTGGCTAGTGCTGCAGTGGGGGgcccctgacccccccccccttcttcgaCATAACAGAGGGCGCATGTAGTGACCTCATCTCAGCCCCGTTCATACAGCTAAACGTGCAGTCCCAGGACTGGAGTAAGTCAAGGTATGGACGTACCAAGTGGGTATAAACGTAAGACACGGAGGTGCACAGCAGACTGTGAGAAGTACACAGATGTGCAGaccttttaagttgttttttttttttttgagagaatgagcacaagtggggggtgggggaggggcagaaagggagacagaatcgcaagcagactccgctatcagctcagagcccgatgtggggctcgatcccacaaaaccgtaagtgagatcatgacctgagccgaagcaagagggggacgcttaaccaaccgagccccccaggtgcccctgcacagtTTTTAGAAACAGAAGTACAAACACACAACAACCCACAGAGAACAGTTTCCACGCACAACCACGTGTTGGAGCTCGACAGGGACTCACCTTCTTGCTCCTGCTCACCTGTGTGAGGCTGAAAAGCTCAAACAAGCAGGCAGAAGCTCATCTCTTGGGCTCAGGCTTCAGCCACGCCCCTAGGCGGCTGTGGAACCCCTGGCTGTCCCTCCCAGCTGGCGCCAACCTGCACCCACAACCATCTTCCTGCGGCTGCCCCAGTCGCGGTCCATCACAGGGAGGAAGGACACAGAGCTGGTCACATCGCAGGCAGCAGGGACCAAAATGAGTGCGGGAAGGACAGGTGGGATCGAGCACACGTGGCACCGATGAGAAACCAAAGCGAGGCTGCTCGTTACCAGAAGACCCCAAGGGGTCCCAAGTCGGCCGTGCATTCCaaagaggcagaaggaggagCAAATAAATTCTCACTATACTGTTTTTTCAATTAATAAAAGTACCACAGGCTCAGAGGTTTTAAATGAGCGGGTACTCCAGGGTACAAACAGAAGCTCTCCCCGTCGCTCCAGGGATAACCGCTTACCGTCTCATTCCTGACACAGACGGGGATGTGGTGCAagctgcccagcccccacccgggACCCCCTGCCCCACAGACGCCAGAGCCTCACGCCAGGCTCAGCAGGTGGCGCGGCTGTTGGCGCTCAGGTGACTTCACCTACTGTGTGATTACCAACACCTGAGATGAAGGCCTGAGCACGTACAACGTGACCCGGGCCACAGGATTCCCAGAGGTGGGAGTGCAGGGCCCAGGTCCTCATTCTGTCCATTTCTGAGCTACCGCTTATCCCTCAGAAGATGCAGAGAGATTTTAAGGGTGAGCAGTTTGACGAGCTTGGACAAACGTACGAACCTGTGCCACCAGCACCCCAACCGAGGTGCAGAGGTGCACTTTTTATGAAGTCAGTTTTTGGCACGTGTGATACATGTTGTACGGTAAGGCTCCCAAGGAGCTCTGCCTACGCCCCCAACACGCGCCCAGGCTTCTGCCAGGAGCAAGACAAGCACTGAAAATGGGGAGCAGGTGTCTGTCAAACGGTCTCTGGCCCAAATGCCCCCCGAGCTGGGCGGTGACAGGTGGCATGCTGGTACCCTCACCAGCAATCGTGTAATGGCAAATGTGAGCCCGAGACCATTTTTCACAGGAAACCCCTTTTCACGGGAATGAATCGAACCCTCTCTATCCAGACCAGCGCCTGGCCGTGCTCTCCCCAGTGCTAATCCAGGTGACCCCAAACCCTCAATTGAACAGAACGTTCCCTGTTCCTGGCCCCCAGTCCCCTCCCTGGGACTCCAGGGGACCCCCACGGGAGGCACCGGCCTCCCAGGGCCACCTCAGCACGCAGCAACAGCAAACACGGGCCACAGTCCAGTGGTCCAGGACAGAAAGGTACTCATGGCAAGAGCCACGAGACAGTACCGCTGTGGGGCAGGTGACAACACACAGGGGCTGGCCAGGGGCTTCTGTGTTCTGGACCTTACGGGACCCGCAAGGCCTCTCTGACCTTAACCGAGGGTAGGAGAGTGACAGGAGAGAGGAAACTCCACTAGCGGTATCATCAGCTGCAAAGTCAGGTAGTGCTGACCATGCAGACCCCACCGTCCTCACTGCCACCACCAGACGGGACAGAAGCACGACAGGCAGAAGCACCCCAGACTCGGCGCCCGCTGCCAGCCACCCAGCCCCGAAACGACCAGCACCCCCAGGGCTAGCAAAGCAAAAGCAACAGCTGATACACAACCGACTGGGCTGGATGCTTTGGAGAGAACGTGGACGTGGTAACAGGATGTGCTTCCTCAGAACGTACAGTCTGGCGAACGTGCAGGCCTGGCTGCTGCTTCGGTCCTCAAGTGTCTACACAGAAGTGGGTGTCTGTGGTCTGTCCCACGTTCACACTCACAGCAGGCAGGGCAGCCGAGGCCTCTCGGGTCTTTTCTCAGCATCTCCCAGGGGGCCTTTATTATCATACCCAACGTAACTCCTCCCATCTCTTCATTTTCCGTTTTATTACAAAAGTGGTATGCGTTTATTGTAGCAAAGTTAGGAAATggtaaaatgcaaaagaaacacGTCGGAACTCACCAGTGACCCATGGTCCACTGACAATGAACACTAGCGGTCAGAAGACAGCCTTCTCGTCTCCTATGTATAAAACCACACGTGGCGTCCCGCCTTGAAGCAAAAGCGGCCCGTGGACCACACGTGCGTGCCTGAACTCTCCCTGTGCTCACTCAAGCTGACAGGCCCCAAAGCTGCGACCCATACCCGGAGGTCCCTCTGTCTTTCCTTGCTTAGGCTCAGTTTAGGGCCTGCCGGGTGCACACCACCTCTGCAGGGCCCCCCCAGGCATCGGGCACGCACTGGGGGTAGCCTGTGCATGGGTCACATCACCAAGCTGGCCGCTCCAGGGGCAGAGCTCCCAGGACAGGAGCTCCCAAGCCCAGCCTGGGGGTCCTCCACCCCAACCTCAGCAGAAAGCAGATGGGGGCCCCGTTTGGGGTCTTCCTCCCGATCACCATGCCAGAGAGGCTCCCACTCAGGAGGccctggaggagaggctggggctgggtgtTCCTGTCGACATCTACTCAGACTCCATCCGACTCTGTCACAGAAGAAATCTCCCTCTGGTTTCCCAGGTCCCATGGACCAGAAAGAGTAGCACGGGAGTGGCTGGGCATTCATCCCTGCTCACGAAGCAAAACAAATGCCCAGGGGACTCCCTTCAAGCCCGAGCCAGAGTGGGGGGCTGGTGACAGGCAGCGCATGCTCCTGCTAGATGCAGACCCACCTGTGGCCCGTGCCCCACAGCCAGAGGCCCGGCCACGTGCCCAAGCGCCAGGTCCCTGCACGAGTGTGTGGTGCTCCTGACGGGGGACCCTGCCTGGGGTGCAGGGCAGCTCTGACTCCAGGGGTCTCCTCCGCAGGGGGGTCACAGCCTGCCCTGAATCAAAGCTGACAAACCCGACCCGGCAGTGAGAGTCCACAGCTCTGTTGGTGTGGCTACTTTCCCTTCGCCTAGCCTTGAACCACACAGACCCAGTCAGCGCGTAAGCACGCTGGGGGAACCTGGGGGCGCAGACAGAAACGGGCAGGCGCCCCTGCCCCTAAGGGCCTGCAGCAGCCCCCTCCGCGGTGGCTCCGATGCTCAGTCCCTGAAGTCCTCAACAGTGATCCCGGCCAGCCTGCCCGGGCAGCCCCCTCTTCCCGGTGAACCGGTGACTGAGCGGCTCCCCAAGGCTCCCACCACACCTCCCGCAGAGCTCGGGACGCCGACTGGCGCCACGGAGCTCTGACGGCCAAGGCTGCGTCACTCAGAGGACATCCTCGTTTGAACTCCTAGCGGAAGCCGGGTGTTCAAACACCAAGACTTGCTTAGAAAGAGTGACGCACGTGGGGTGTGACAACACAGCAGCCGGGGAGGTTGTCCTGGAGAACGGCACCCGCGCTGATGATGCTGGGCTTACCTGCGCGCCCCTGGAGTAGGACCTGaagatggtgcagaacctgcccTGGCCCGATGTGTCCCTGCAACACAGGGGGCGGGGGACGCAGCACGCACAGCATGAATCCTGGGAGgcacgcgccccccccccccccagcgtgCCCTGGCTGACCCCCACGGGCCTCTGTTCCCTGGAACCCTGCCCCGCTGGGCTGGAGAACCCCACCCCTGTGGGATTTTACGCCTCCACACTGAGGTTCTGGAAAATGCTCCTTAACGTGTAGCCCAGTAAAGGGCAAGGGGAGAGCGGCCATGACCACTGTGGGAATGAGTCTCTACGGGAACAGGGAGCTGGGCTCGGACTTTCGGGTTCTGCTCCACGGAGCGAAGTCCATTCCACACTGACATAGGGTCTGTGCAAATGGCTATGCACGTGAATGTAAACCAGGACGCCCCCCGGTCTCTTTAAGGGTTCCTGACTCACTTCAGGCACTGTGCAATGACACTGAGGtgccacagcccctgcccccaggcaCCTTGCCTGGCATGGCCTGACTCACCAGAGTTCCAGCTTGACCCGCCGTCCATCCAGCAGGATAGTGGTCGTCTTATAGTCGATGCCTGCAAGGAAGCAGAGGGCAGCTGTAGGCGACGCCTGGGAACGGGCCCGCCAGGGCCGAGAGGTGTGCCACCCCACCTGAGCCTTCCTGTGGCTCCAGCCCAGCAACCCGAGCTGGCCACCCCCGTGTTGCCCCAAGAGCCCCGGCTGCAGGAGGATGGCTCATCTCCATGCTGACCTACTTCCTGTAGGTCCTGTCGTCGACCTCCCGAAGGCTCGGTGAGCTTCTGGGTCCTTGGGCTCAATACAGTCCCCAGGTACTGGCAACTGGAGCGTGGTGGGAGCATTATTAAGGGTAAAGTAATTCCTAAAATGCCATTTCCCTGGAGAGCCTTCTGAAAGACCTATGCTTGCCAtatctttagtgtttattttttcacgCTTTCACGTAAAGAGAAGTCGGCAGGAGCAGGGACACTTAGCTTACATGTAACATCTTCTAGTGCTTTGTGGGCCATCTGGAAACTTTGCACAAGCTCTGTCTTCCCTCCACCTCTTTAACCCTTAAATATCTCACAGGTTTCTTGTCTTTTCATAACACTTCCTCCAAGAGGGCTTGCaaatgggcattttttttttttaaatttttttttcaacgttttttatttatttttgggacagagagagacagagcatgaacgggggaggggcagagagagagagggagacacagaatcggaaacaggctccaggctccgagccatcagcccagagcctgatgcggggctcgaactcacagaccgcgagatcgtgacctggctgaagtcggacgcttaaccgactgcgccacccaggcgccccgcaaatgGGCATTTTTAATGCAGGTGCTGTTCTCACACTGTGCATATGGCACACCCACTCCGGCACCGGTGCCTCTACCCTCGCTGTGCCTCTGCCTGGCGAACTCCCAAGTGTGCCCCTAAACCTGGCTCCCACGCGTCAAAAGACATTCGACAGAATGAAGATGGaatccacaaaatgggagaaaatatttacacgTCACGTATCTGATGAGGGGCTGATATCCAGAATAGAGAAGGAAACACgacaatgaaaaaaacaacaaaaaatccaattaagaaatggtcCAAAGACTTgggtagacatttctccaaagaagatacagaaatgaccaataagcacacgGAAACAGCACCCATCAtcaggaaaaatgcaaatcaaaccacaacgAGATGTCACCGCGCACCATTCAGACAGTTCTagaaaaacaaacgaacaaacaagaaaataacaggcgctggtaaggatgtggagaaactgtaCCGTCGTGCACGGCGGGGAGGAACAGAAAAGGGCGCAGACACACGGAAAACACTCAGGtgatgcctcaaaaaattaaacaccatTACTTTATGAtgcagaaattccacttctgggtgcaCAACCAAAAACGAAAGCAGGGAATCAAACACGGATGTATTTCCACACCCACGCTCACTGCAGCATCattcacagcagccaaaaggCGGGAGGAGCTCATGGGCCCATCGGCGGATGGGTAGAATGTGGTCTGTCCACGCAGCGGACTAGCCCTGTACCTTAAAGGGGAGGAGATTCCGACACGCGCTCGGACGCGGATGGACCTCGAGGACGCCGTGGTCAGTGACATAACGCCTGTCACGGGAAGACGGTGCGGGTGCCCCTGGGGACAGAAGGAGACGGTGGtccccaggggcaggggaggggtgggcacaGAGCTTCCGCTTGGGGCCGTGGGAGAGCTGTGCGGATGGGCGGCGGTCGTGGTCCCACGCAGCGGGGATGCGCCTCCTGCCACTGAACTGCGCTTCTAGAAACGCTTAAGGCGGGGAACTTCGACTACGTACGCTTTACCACAACAcacagaaaagggagaagactGTCTTGTACACATTCTCAAGTGACAGAGACACTTCTCGGAAGAAGCAAACTCAGGCCTGTCCCACCGTCTTTCCTCGacacctgcccttcccctgacccTCAGAGGAAGCTCCTGTAATTCTGTCAAAAAAGCAGCACAGGTTTGACCCGAAACTCGCCTCCTTTTGGTTCTGGCTCTACAGCTGCTGTGAGATGGACCACAGGAGGATCATGTGGGAAACAGAGATGACCAGAAAGGTTGTTGGTGTGGACGCCCATCCTCCGGGCAACATCTCCTCCGGGTGGCCATCAGCCCGGCAGGCTTGGGCCTCGGGGACTGGACACCGCCCAGGACGTCTCTGAGGCTCCCAGGAAAGGGGCCGCCCTGACGCCAAGTCCCCCCGAGGCAACTCCCGGAAGCCCAGCTGGGAGCCGCAGGGAGGAGGGCGCGCCCGGGAAAGGCCCCGGAGACGACGTCGACGTGGACCGCACCGTGTGCAGCCCGGCACCCCGCTGACCTGTCTGCCTGCGCTCCACCCGACCCAATGCGGCAGCGCGTCCACGGCGGTCTCCGGTCTCTGCCCACCGGCAGCTCCACTGAAGGCCTGGCCATGCGCACAGCGGGACCCACGCAGATGGGCACTCGGAGCTGGGAGCCAGACCGAGGGGAGGGTCCGCTCTGCTCCTGGCCCCTCCTGCCGCACAGCCCACCCAGCTTAGGTCAGAGGGCTCCCAGAACACAGGGTTCTCGGGGAAGGCCACACAGGAGAGCCCGGAGACGGCTCGGAGCCATGCCCTCCCATCCCCGAGGAAGACCGGGCAGCCCGTGCGAGGGGCCTGCGGAAAGCAGACAGCAGGGCCCAGCTGCAGGTGGCCTGGTCGCTGGCCGAGAGGTCCAGATGGGGCAGAGAGCTTCGTGACTGCCCTGCCCCACATCCCCACCTCCCAAATCTGGACAGAAACTTAAAGCGTACTTTTTAGAGCCTTAGAAAACACAGACGAGAGTCCAAAGAGAAAGGCAGGATCTCCCTGCCGTAAACCTGTGCCGGAACCAACCATACTTCAGTGCTGAGTCGGCTCGGACACGTCTCGGGTCTCCAGATCTGTTGCTGGAGAATTTCAATCCTCCTCCCCCTACTTCAGCCCCTCAGTCCATAAATACCGAGCGT includes the following:
- the RAB40C gene encoding ras-related protein Rab-40C, with protein sequence MGTQGSPVKSYDYLLKFLLVGDSDVGKGEILESLQDGAAESPYAYSNGIDYKTTTILLDGRRVKLELWDTSGQGRFCTIFRSYSRGAQGILLVYDITNRWSFDGIDRWIKEIDEHAPGVPRILVGNRLHLAFKRQVPTEQARAYAEKNGMTFFEVSPLCNFNVIESFTELSRIVLMRHGMEKIWRPNRVFSLQDLCCRAIVSCTPVHLIDKLPLPVTIKSHLKSFSMANGMNAVMMHGRSYSLAGGAGGGSSKGNSLKRSKSIRPPQSPPQNCSRSNCKIS